DNA from Gottschalkia purinilytica:
GATAGAAAAAATCCTAATGTTAACAGCTCTTTTTCGAATAATAATGTTAAGCAGTTAGAAAAGAAGTATGAAAAAAGTAAAAGCAATAAGGAAGAACAAAAAACTTTAAAGAAACAGTATAAGCAAAAGAAACATGAAAAAAAGTTAGAAAATAATCAGAGACATAATGAAGTAAATCCCAAAAGTCAATTTATAAATCATAAAGGTGTTAAAGTTAAGAAGGGTAAGTGGAACTATTAATTATAGTTTGTATAATGTTAGTCCAGTTTTATAGTTAGAAATATAATAGAAATATATCAAAGAGAGTGTAAAATAGTCTATGTAAACTTTAGAAAATGATATAATAAATTATCAGAATGAAGGTATCATAGACTATGTTTTTTCTAGAGATAAACTTTCAATATAATATACTTAATCTAAATTTAACAATAATTAGTTACATTAAATATGTTTATTTTATAACTATTTAACAATACAATATGTTGTCTTAATTAAGTATTAATAATATTAAAAATACCATAGTAATAATTTTTCAAAAAGTATTAGTACTTCAAAACTAGTAATTTTGATATAAAAAATTAACTAACAGAACGATTTAATATAAATAATTTTCATATCAAATCTTATAGTAATTTTACCAAAGTGGTTAATACTAATAGTAGATTATTAGTAACATATATATAACTAACGTATATATTTATAATTTGAGAAAAAATCCATCTTTGTGTTATAATTATACGTGATAAAAAACAGAGAAGTAGCATATTAGCATACAAAGGAGAGAACGAATATGGCGAGAACAGTAGGAACTACTGCTAGAGGAATAAGAACACCTATTATAAAAGAAGGAGATGATCTAGCAAACATTGTTGTTAATTCTATAATGGAGTCTATGAAAGATGAGGGTTATACTCTTAGAGATAGAGACGTTATAGGTATAACAGAATCATTGGTTGCAAGATCACAAGGAAACTATGTATCAATAGAGGACATAGCTTCTGACATTAGCAAAAAGTTTGAAGGTGATATTGCAGTTATGTTTCCTATACTAAGTAGAAATAGATTCTCATCAATTCTTCAAGGAATAGCTTTAAGTGGTAAAAAAATTCATCTATTTTTAAATTATCCATCTGATGAAGTTGGAAATCATCTAATGGATATAGATAAAATGGATGAACTTGGAGTTAATCCATACACAGACTTTCTTACTGAAGAAAAATATAGAGAGCTTTTCGGAAAAAATGTAGAACATCCATTTACAGGAATTGACTATGTTAAAATGTATAGGGATATTGTAAATAATGAAAATATAGAAATATATCTTACAAATGATCCTAGAGAAGCACTAAGATATACTAAAGAAATACTAGTAGCTAATATCCATGAGAGACATAGAACTAAGAGGATATTAAAAAAAGCTGGAGCGGAAAGAGTTTATGGATTAGATGAAATATTAAATGAATCTATAAACGGCAGTGGATTTAATCCTGAATATGGATTACTTGGTTCAAATAAAGCTACTGATAATACAGTAAAATTATTTCCTAGAGATTGTAGCGAAATAGTAAATAATATTCAAAAAATAATAAAAGAAAAGACAGGAAAGAATGTAGAAGTAATGGTATATGGAGATGGTGCTTTTAAAGATCCGGTAGGTAAGATATGGGAGCTTGCAGATCCAATAGTATCACCAGGATATACAGAAGGACTTAAAGGAACTCCAAACGAAATAAAGTTAAAATATATAGCTGATAATGAACTTAAAGATATGAAAAATAATGAGATGGTCGATGAAATAAAGAAAAAGATAAAAGAAAAAGAAGAAAATATTAGTGGAGAAGCTCAATCATTAGGAACTACTCCAAGACAAATAACAGACCTTTTAGGAAGTTTATGTGATCTAATTAGTGGTAGTGGTGACAAGGGAACTCCAGTAGTACTTATACAAGGGTACTTTGATAACTACGCTACAGAATAACTTTCTAAAAGATATAACATTATAGAATTGTAACTAAAAATAGGGGAATTATCCATAATTAGGATAGTTCCTTTATTTTTAGTTACAATTAATAAAAAATTAAGTTACATTTTTATAGATTTCATAAATTTGGTTGAAACATTTATATTAAATGTGATATATAAGAAGTGGTATTGCAATATCTAACATATGAAATATGAGATTGAATAGAGGGAATGAGTATGAAACAAAAAAAAATCTTGGTTATAGAAGATGAAAAACCTATAGCAGATTTAATATCATATGGATTAAAAAAAGAAGGATTTATTGTAAAAACTGCTAATAATGGTGCTGATGGTTTAACACTTGTTGATAAGTTTACTCCAGATTTAATGTTGTTGGATTTAATGTTACCAGATATTAGTGGATTTGATATATGTAAAAATGTCGTAGAAGTATATAATATTCCTATCATAATGTTAACAGCAAAATTTGATATAAATGATAGAGTACAAGGACTTGAATATGGAGCTGATGATTATATAACAAAACCATTTGACTTAAGAGAGGTTGTAGCGAGAATAAAAACAATACTAAGAAGAATAAATCAATTTGAGGTAGATAAGAATAAGTTTAAGCAAGATGTGATAGAGTTCAAAGGAATCGAAATATATAAAGATGAACATATGGTAAAAAAAGATGGTAAGATAGTAGGACTTACACCGAAAGAGTATGAATTATTAGTAGCTTTATACAATAGTGATGGGAGAGTACTTGCACGCTCACAGCTTTTAGACGTTGTATGGGGATACGATTATGTCGGAGATACTAGAACAGTTGATATGCACATTCAAAGACTTAGAAAAAAGCTAGGATCAAATGATATTATAAAAACTGTATTTGGTGTTGGATACAAGATAAATAAGTGGAGTTAAAATATGATTAAGTCTATAAAAACAATAAAATTTAGACTTCCTTTTAGTTTGTTTATTATATTTTTTATATCTTTTGTTTTACTTAACTATTTAGTTAATAATATGCTAGAAAAAAATAATGAAAAAATAATTACAAATCAATTGATTAGTCTAAAAAAGACTTCTAATGTATATGTAAGACAGTTGTTCATGATAAATCATTTGAATAATGATGAAAAGTGTTTTAAAAAAATTGTAAAAGATATGATAGAAGAATTAAATTCTGTTACTGAAAGTGATATAAGTGGATATGATACAAAGGGTAAATACATGTATTCTTCAAATAAAGAGAAATTTATGAAAGTCAAAGGAAAAGATTTAGAAAATGCTGTTCATGGTAAGACCTCTTATACTATAAAGTATGATAATAAAAATACAGAAGCATATTTTTCTTATCCGGTTGTAGTTTCAGGTAGGAAAGTAGGAATTTTAAGATTTATTAAAGACTATTCATCATTATATCAACAGAATCAATTTGTAAGTAAGATTGTTTTCTATATTACCATATTTGTTTTTATTATGGCATTTATACTTTCTTATTTGTTGTCAAGAAATATATCTAATCCTATTCTTAAACTAGCTAAGGCTTCTAATGAGGTAGCAAAAGGAAATTTAAAAATAGATATTTATAGTAATAGAAGAGATGAGTTAGGAGACTTGATAAGAAATTTTTATAAGATGGTTAGAAAAATTGAAGAACAATTAAAAATTATAGAAAAAGAGAGAGATAGTCTTGTTCAAATTAATAAATATAGGGAACATTTTCTTGATAATGTTACACATGAATTAAAGACACCTCTTACAACTATAATAGGTTACTCTGAAATGATTAAGGAAAATGAATTTACAGATATAGACTTTTTTAGATCTGGAATGAATCATATAACAGATGAAAGTAGAAGGCTTCATAATATGGTACTTGAACTTTTAGAACTATCAAAAAACTCTACTACAGTTTCAAATGAATTTACAAGAATCAATATAGGGAAATTATTAAAAAATACATGTAGTGATATGCAATTTAAGGCTAAAAGATATAACAACACAATATATTGTGATATCCACGATAATATCTATATTAATGGTGACGAATCAAAGCTTAAACAGGTATTCATAAATATTATTGATAATGCTATAAAATATGGATATTATGGCTCACTTATAAAGGTTGAAACTTATGTTGATAATAACTTTATAGAGATAAAAGTTAAAAATAAAGGAGAAGGTATAAAAAAAGAGAATTTAAATAATATTTTCGACCCTTTTTATGGATCAAGTAAGAATGGATCAACAGAAATAGGAAGTTGTGGCTTAGGACTTTCGATATCTAAAGCTATCATTGATAATCATAACGGAATAATACAAATTGAAAGTGAAGAAAAAAAAGAAACTATAGTTACTATAAAATTGGCATTAACTTCATAGTACAGAATTAATAACTTTAGAAAGTGAAACATATATACAAAAACTAAATAAAGATAAGGCTGTAAATCAAAATATGTTATATAAAGCTTATAAAGTATTTTATTTAAATTGAAGTAAAGATAATAAAAAATTTTAGATAAAGTAAAAATGAAAAGTAGTATAGATAGTTATAATAAATATATTGTTATAGAACTCAATGACATTAAAAGTAAGTATTAAAAAGGTGATATTATCACCTTTTTTTAATCTTTAATAAAGATCTTATACCATATTATAAAGGTAAGTATAGTCCATATTTTTCTACTATAGTCAATTTTACCTTTTCTATGTTGGTTAATTAATTTTATGATATATTCTTTATCAATGTATTTATAAACAACATCTTCTTTGACTAGGTCTATAGCCCATTCATAGAGTTCATCTTTTAACCAATGTCTTATTGGTACTGGATAACCTAGCTTTTTTCTTGTAACAACACTTTGAGGAAGTTCATCTCTGAAAGTTTCTCTTAAAAGATACTTAGTTGTATTTCTATTAATTTTATCACTTAAAGTTAATTTAGAAGCTACTTTAAATACTTCTTTATCTAAAAAAGGAACTCTTATCTCTAAAGAATGAGCCATTGACATTCTATCAGCTTTCGCTAGAATATCCCCTTTTAACCAAGTATTAATATCTATATACTGCATTTGAGTAACAGGATCAAGACCTGAAACTTTAGAAAATAAAGGTTGTGTTATAAGTTGTGGGGAGAAGTTTTTAATATAGTTTTTAAGAAAATAAGCCTTTTCTTTTTGACTAAATATTTTTGCATTTCCTAAATATCTTTCTTCTAGAGGAGTACAACCTCTTTCTATGAAGCTTTTTCCTTTAACTCCTTCAGGAATCAAACTTGAACCTAACTTTAATGATTTTTTTATTGCATTAGGAATATAAGAGAAAAAGTTTAAAGATAATGGTTCATGATATATACCGTACCCACCAAACAGCTCGTCTGATCCTTCTCCAGATAATACAACTTTTACATGTTTACTAGCTTCTTGACATACAAAGTATAGGGGAATAGTGGAAGGATCTGCTATGGGATTATCCATATGGAATATGACATTTGGTAGTTCTTTTATAAAGTCTTCAGAAGATACTGTAATATTTATATTTTCTACATTAAGTTCACTTGCAGTTTCTTGGGCTAGATCAATTTCACTATATCCATTTACTTCAAATCCTACAGTGAATGTCTTTATTTTAGGATTTATTTTTTTGGCTAGAGCTGTAATTATTGTAGAATCAATTCCTCCAGACAGAAAAGTAGCAACAGGAACATCGCTTATCATATGAGCTTCAACAGAATCTTCTAATACCTTTCTTATAGAAGACTTTCTTTCATCTATTTTTTTTACTTCAGGAGAAAATCTTAAAGAAGCATATCTACTTATTTTAAGATCACTATTACTTTCTTTTTTTAACATACAACCAGGCTCTAAAATATGAATGTTTTCTAACATTGTTTTAGGCTCAGGTACAAATTGAAAAGATAAGTAATCATGTAATGAATGTAAATCAACTTTATTATTGACAATATTACTTTGTAATAAACTTTTTGATTCTGATGTACAATATATACCATTTTCGTTTTCTGTGTAGAAAAGTGGTTTGATTCCAAATTGATCTCTTACTGCAATTAATCTTTGATTTAGTTTGTCCCAAATAACTATAGAAAACATTCCTCTAAGATGTTTTACAAACTCTTCATCATAATGTTTATATAATGTTAAAATTACTTCTACTTCAGATTTCGTTGAGAAAGTGTAACCTTCTTTAATTAAGCTTTCTCTTAATTCAACATGATTATAGATTTCGCCGTTAAAAACAATATGATAATTATTATAATCATAAGAAAATGGTTGTTTGCCATTTTCTAAATCTA
Protein-coding regions in this window:
- a CDS encoding coenzyme F420-0:L-glutamate ligase, yielding MARTVGTTARGIRTPIIKEGDDLANIVVNSIMESMKDEGYTLRDRDVIGITESLVARSQGNYVSIEDIASDISKKFEGDIAVMFPILSRNRFSSILQGIALSGKKIHLFLNYPSDEVGNHLMDIDKMDELGVNPYTDFLTEEKYRELFGKNVEHPFTGIDYVKMYRDIVNNENIEIYLTNDPREALRYTKEILVANIHERHRTKRILKKAGAERVYGLDEILNESINGSGFNPEYGLLGSNKATDNTVKLFPRDCSEIVNNIQKIIKEKTGKNVEVMVYGDGAFKDPVGKIWELADPIVSPGYTEGLKGTPNEIKLKYIADNELKDMKNNEMVDEIKKKIKEKEENISGEAQSLGTTPRQITDLLGSLCDLISGSGDKGTPVVLIQGYFDNYATE
- a CDS encoding response regulator, which translates into the protein MKQKKILVIEDEKPIADLISYGLKKEGFIVKTANNGADGLTLVDKFTPDLMLLDLMLPDISGFDICKNVVEVYNIPIIMLTAKFDINDRVQGLEYGADDYITKPFDLREVVARIKTILRRINQFEVDKNKFKQDVIEFKGIEIYKDEHMVKKDGKIVGLTPKEYELLVALYNSDGRVLARSQLLDVVWGYDYVGDTRTVDMHIQRLRKKLGSNDIIKTVFGVGYKINKWS
- a CDS encoding sensor histidine kinase, whose protein sequence is MIKSIKTIKFRLPFSLFIIFFISFVLLNYLVNNMLEKNNEKIITNQLISLKKTSNVYVRQLFMINHLNNDEKCFKKIVKDMIEELNSVTESDISGYDTKGKYMYSSNKEKFMKVKGKDLENAVHGKTSYTIKYDNKNTEAYFSYPVVVSGRKVGILRFIKDYSSLYQQNQFVSKIVFYITIFVFIMAFILSYLLSRNISNPILKLAKASNEVAKGNLKIDIYSNRRDELGDLIRNFYKMVRKIEEQLKIIEKERDSLVQINKYREHFLDNVTHELKTPLTTIIGYSEMIKENEFTDIDFFRSGMNHITDESRRLHNMVLELLELSKNSTTVSNEFTRINIGKLLKNTCSDMQFKAKRYNNTIYCDIHDNIYINGDESKLKQVFINIIDNAIKYGYYGSLIKVETYVDNNFIEIKVKNKGEGIKKENLNNIFDPFYGSSKNGSTEIGSCGLGLSISKAIIDNHNGIIQIESEEKKETIVTIKLALTS
- the asnB gene encoding asparagine synthase (glutamine-hydrolyzing); this encodes MCGFITFFSNSSLDDNSKDKLEVMLNSLKHRGPDEKGVYHDDKVFLGFCRLSIIDLENGKQPFSYDYNNYHIVFNGEIYNHVELRESLIKEGYTFSTKSEVEVILTLYKHYDEEFVKHLRGMFSIVIWDKLNQRLIAVRDQFGIKPLFYTENENGIYCTSESKSLLQSNIVNNKVDLHSLHDYLSFQFVPEPKTMLENIHILEPGCMLKKESNSDLKISRYASLRFSPEVKKIDERKSSIRKVLEDSVEAHMISDVPVATFLSGGIDSTIITALAKKINPKIKTFTVGFEVNGYSEIDLAQETASELNVENINITVSSEDFIKELPNVIFHMDNPIADPSTIPLYFVCQEASKHVKVVLSGEGSDELFGGYGIYHEPLSLNFFSYIPNAIKKSLKLGSSLIPEGVKGKSFIERGCTPLEERYLGNAKIFSQKEKAYFLKNYIKNFSPQLITQPLFSKVSGLDPVTQMQYIDINTWLKGDILAKADRMSMAHSLEIRVPFLDKEVFKVASKLTLSDKINRNTTKYLLRETFRDELPQSVVTRKKLGYPVPIRHWLKDELYEWAIDLVKEDVVYKYIDKEYIIKLINQHRKGKIDYSRKIWTILTFIIWYKIFIKD